CCCGACAGCGCCTCTGGGCTGCGTGGGCGGCTGGCGGGAAGGCCAGGGAGCAGGAGTTCGGGATGCTCGCTGGTGGCAAGCGGCCCCAGGGCTGCGCGCGACCGGCCTGTGGTGATCTGCTGTTCGATGAGACGAGCCAGCGTCGGCGGCAGGAGTACCGGGTTCTTGTCGAAGGTGAAGTAGGCCCCGAGCTCGTCCTGGTGGAAGCCGTCGGTCGTCAGGTGGACGATGCGGATGAGGGGCAGGCCGTAGAGCCGAATAAAGGCGCCGCCGATCCGAAGTTCCAGAGGCAGTGAGGCATCCGTCAGACAGCGACGCAGTTGGTCCTCGTGTTCCTCGTCGTCGACGGTGACCGACGCCCGTGCCGGGCCCCCACGCCGGGGCGTTCCACGCTCAGTCGCCGGTGGCGGCGTGTGCGTCAGGCCGGCACGGGGGCCGCACGTGGTCAGCGGCAGGAAACCCGGGCCGGAAGGCGCGGGGGCGTATCAACGCCGTGGCCCGCCCGTCCGTGACGGCTCACCGACCGTGGCCGTCGGCGGACACGAACATGGCCAGCTGGTCGCTGATCCAGGGGTCGAACATGGCCAGCTGGTCGGCGATCCACGGGTCGAAGACCTCCAACTGGCCTGCGACCCAGGGGTCAGGGCGGTCGTGCGCTCCCCGCGGCTGACCGGCGTACCCGGAGCCGTTGATCCGGTCCTGGTGACCGGGGAGGTTTCTCCGGCCGTGGCCCGTTCGGCGGCCGGCGCAGCCGGGGCCGGCGGCGCACCGTGCTCCTCGACCAGCTCGTGCACGGTGCGCTACCAGCGGATCAGCCACGCCGCCGCCACGCTCAGCGGGACACCCCACACCACGAGGCCGATCCAGGTGTGGCCGTAGGTCTTCCCTTTCTGCCGTGGCAGGCCGTTGAACAGGTCGTGGACGGGATGGTCGGTCGCCCAGCGGGTGACCACGGTGTCGTGCCGGGTGGTGGCCATGACGTGGAAGACGTCCGCCCGCTCCAGCTCGGACCGCCAGCCCCTGGAAAAGCCGTAGGCGGCATCCGCGGTCACCCACCGGAACGGGATCTTGTCCGCGATGGCGCGGCGGACCATCGCCTTCGCCCTGGCCACCTTGGTCTCGAAGCCGACCTCGTCGTCGATACCGGCCCGGCGGCACCTTTCGCGGTCGTCGGTCCAGGAGGTGGGCAGATACAGACGCCTGTCGATCAGTGTCCGCCCACGGCCGGTTGCGTAGACAAGGAACTCGCCGACCTGGCAGTTCTCCGTCCGCCCGGCGGTGCCGGAGTACTGCCGCTGCACCCCGGCCGACCGCGTCCCCTTCTTCACAAAGCCCGTGTCGTCCAGGATCAGGACGGCGTCGGGGTCGCCGAGGTTGTCGACCACGTACTGGCGCACGTCGTCGAGTACCTCGTCGGCGTCCCACTCGATCCGGTTCAGCATCCGGTGGATGCGGTCCGGGCCTGCGTGGCCGGCTTCCTCCGCCAGGGTCCAGCCGTTCTTCCGCTGCAGGGGTGCGATCAGGCCTCGCATGTAGGCAAGTGCCGACTCCCGGGGCTCCGACCTGCTGAAACGGTGCACGAACCGCTCATGCACCTTCCAGTTCACCCGCCCACGACCTGACATCAGCAAGGTCCCCACCCATAACCACACCAACGACCGACCTGGCCATCAGTCACGGCAAGCACCGTTGCAGTACTAACGCTCTGACTGTCCACGATGGCCGCGGTGGGAGTGAGATCCCGACCGAGCTGCGCCCGCTCGCGTTCACGCAACGCCGTCAACATCCGCTCCCGCACGCCTTCTTGCTGCCACTGTCGCCAGTAGTGGTAGACGGTCTGCCACGGCGGGAGGTCGTGCGGCAGCAGTCTCCAGGCACAGCCGGCCCGCGGCCAGTATGCCAACGCGTTGATGATCTCCCGCCGTGCGTGCTTCGCCGGTCGCCCACCGGGCTTGACCACCGGAACCAGCGGACGGAGGACCTCCCACTCCGGATCGGAAAGATCCGTCGGGTAACGGGTACGCAGCCCGCACACCCCAGCCCCCGAAAGTGCGCACCGCCCCGCTACCAGGCGACTTGCCCGCTGACAGGCTTTTCAGACCCCTATAGCGCCGCCCGACTCGACGACTCGGTGGTGGATTCACGCGTCCGCCACCGAGTCATGCCGCAGCTCCGCGGGGCCGGTTCACTCCGTGACGAAGTCGGCCATCATCGCCATGTCCTCGTGTTCGAGGTTGTGGCAGTGGAGCATGAACCGGCCCGAATAGTCGGTGAAGCGGGTGACGATCTCCACGGATTCGGCGGGGCGCAGGTCCACCGTGTCCTTCCAGCCCGCGTCGTAGGGGCCTGGCGAGCGGCCGTTGCGGGCGGCCACCTGGAAGTGGTCGAGGTGGAGGTGGACCGGGTGGTGGAAGTCGGTGACGAACCGCCATAGCTCGGTGGTGCCGAGCCGGACGGTGGCCAGGGGCCTGCCGGGCTCGTAGGGGCGGCCGTTGATGGTCCAGCCGGTGGATCCGGCACGCCGCTGGAAGTGGAACGTGCGGAAGGCGGTCGCCCGCTCCGGTCGCGGAACGGGTATCGCGGACAGCCGGTCCGGTATGCGGGTGTCGTCGGCCGGCGGCCGGGCGGTGGAGACGTCGAAGCGCATGACGTGCGCCGTGCTGCCGCTGCCCAGCCGGTTCACCAGCCGCACGCGGGTGCCGGGCCGGTAACGCGAGAAGTCGACCACGACGTCGAATCGTTCGGCCGGAGCGACGTCGAGGGTGTCGTGCGCGAGCGGCCTGTCCAGCAGGCCTCCGTCGCCGCCGATCTGCACCAGACCGCCGCCACCCGGTGGTGGGGGGTCGAGTGCGAGACGGTAGCGGCGGGCGTTGGAGGCGTTGAGCAGGCGGAGGCGGTAGCGCAGCCGCTGTGTCTCCAGCACGGGCCAGGGCGCCCCGTTGACGAGGAGGACGTCACCGAGGACGCCGTCCATGTACGGGCCGGTGACACCCGGTGTGTGCTGGGCCGGGTCCAGGGCGGGGTACCGGAAGGACCCGTCGGCGGCGAAGGCACGGTCGGCGATCATCAAGGGGATGTCCCGCTCACCGCGGGGCAGGGGCAGCGCGTCCTCCTCGTCGTCGTGGACGAGGTGGAAACCGGCGAGGCCCTGCCAGACGTTCGGGCCCGTGAAGCCCATGCGGTGGTCGTGGTACCAGAGGGTGGCGGCCCGCTGCTCCATCGGATATGTGTACGCCCGCTCGCCCGCGGCCGTGTCCCGTGAACCGGCCGCTTCGGACATGCCCGGCATCCCCGCCATGCCGTGGGGGCCGGACGCCGTGCCGCCCTGCGGCAGGACCAGCGCGGTCGGATAGCCGTCGCTGCCGTGGGGAGTGTGGCCGCCGTGCAGGTGGACCACGGTCGGGTGCGGCAGTTCGTTGCGGTGCCGCACCAGCGTCCTGCGGCCGGAACGGGAGACCAGGGTCGGTCCGGGAAACGTGCCGCCGTACGTCCAGGCCGGTGTCTCGAGCCAGGGAAGGATCCGCAGACGGGCCGCTCGCTGAACGATTTCGTACACGTCCGTGGTGGCGCTGGAACGGGCCGGTGCCAGCACCTGCGGGACGGGCAGCGGCACCGCGAAGGGCTGCGGCAGAACCGTCCGGCTGCGCAGCAGCAGTCCTGGCTGACCCGGTGTCAGTGACCCGCCGGCCAGGGCCCATCCGCCCGCGGTGAGCGCTCCACCCCCCAGGGCGGCAGCGACGAGCAGACGGCGTCTGGCGATGCCCCCGGTCATACGCGCTCCTCACGGGCCGGGTACGGGCCTGCCGCCGGGCGCCAGGCCCAGACCAGCATGAGAAAGGTGCAGGCGATGATCGCCACTCCCAGCGGGACGTGAACGGCGAGCGCGCGCGTGTACCCCATGGCGATCTGTCCCGCCTCCGCACCGAAGAGCGCGAGGCCGGCCAGGACCGGCCAGCCCGGTCCTCCGCCGGGCCGCCACCACAGCAGCGCGGCCACGATCTGGGCCGCTGCGGTCAGCCCGGTGGCCGTGGCGTTGAGGGCGTGCAGGTCGAGGGCCTGGTAATGGCCGGACAGGAAGCTGCCGGCCAGTACCGCCTGGCCGAGGGCGAGGGCGGCCTCACAGGTCACCACGGCCCGGAAGAGCGCGAGGGTCCAGGGCCGCGCAGTCGAATTAGGCATGGAAGAGATGGTGCCATATGAGATTATCTCAAAGCTATCAATCTCGGTCCTGCCCTATGCTGGGCGGTGATGAACGCGCCCGACTCCCCCTCTCCCGCGCTGGGCAACGGTCCCGCGCGCATCGGCCCGCTGCTGCGGCTCGCCCAGCGCCGGGCCGCACGGACGTTCTCCGAGGCCCTGCGCCCCCTGGGCGTCGAAGGCCGGCACTACGGCGTCCTGCTCAACCTCGCCAAGCACGGGCCGCTCAGCCAGCGGCAGCTCATCGACCTCACCGGCAGCGACAAGTCCGCCATGGTGCGCACGGTCGACGACCTGGAGGCCCGCGGTCTGGCCCTGCGGCGGCCCTCTCCCGCCGACCGCCGCGCCCATGCGGTGGAGATGACCGACGAGGGGAGGGCATTGTTCGCCGAGGCCTCACGGATCAGCGACGAAGTGGGCGCCCGGCTCCTCGAGTGCATGGCGCAGGACGACCAGGAACTGCTCTGTGCGCTCCTGGAACGCTTCGTCACGGGCACGGGGGGCTAGACGAGTAAGTCCGAAGGGTTGGTCAGTGGTCGTAGGCGATCAGTGAGCGTGTGATGGCTCGGCCTGTGTTGCGGTTGTGCCAGATCGCGGTCGTCATGGCGAGGATCCGTTGTCCGACACGGGCGAGAACGCCGGCGGGGGTTCTCGCGCCGTGACGCTCGAGGTCGAGCTGGCCCTTGAGGGTGTCGTTCACCGACTCGATGAGCTGTCGGATGGGCTTGAGAAGGTGTTCGCCGGGCCGGGGGGTGATGTTGCGGTAGGTCGGCCGCAGCAGGGTCAGGCCGTGCTCGGCCATGAAGGCGTCGAGGTGCCTGGATACGTAGCCCTTGTCGCCGACGATGGTCTGTCCGGGGTGGGTGGCCAGTAGGTCCTGGTCGCCGGTGAGCATGTCGGCCAGCACCTCGCGTTCGTCAACTTTGGGGTTGGCCAGGGCCCAGGCGATCGGGAGGCCGCCGGGGGTGCACACAAGGTGAAGACGCAGGCCCCAGAAGAACCGGGAGTGCGAGGGGCAGTAGCCGTAGCCGGCCCAGCCGGCCAGGTCGGAGCGCTTCGCGGTGGGCCGTGAGCGGGCGCACTCCACGGGGGTGGAGTCCACGATCCACACGTCGTCGTGCCAAAGGTCGCTGTCCCGGGCCAGGGTGCGGATGAACCTGCTGATCAGCGTGTTCGCGGCCCGCAGGCGTTTGTTGTACCCGGACTGCCCGGGCAGGTAGGGGAACTCGGCCGCCAGATGGACGCGGGCGAACCGCAGCCAGCGGGCTTCGGAGACGAACCCGAGCAGGGCCTGCATCACCGCCAGCGTCAACAACTCGGCATCGCTCAGGCTCGGCGGGCGGCCCCATCGACGCGATCCTGCCAGAGAGTCATCGATCTTCACGTACAGTGCAGTCGCGAGGGTTTCGAGGTCTGTCGTCACAAACGGACCAACGAGACCCTCGCTTCATGCACTCGGCCCCTTCGGACTTACTCGTCTAGGGCCTGTTGTGAATGTGGCGGTCGTTACTGCTGTGAGTGCGGAGCGGCTGGCTGCTACCTTCCGGAGCCATGACCGACAGCGTTTATGTGGGAAACGCCGGCAGGGACGCGGCACTCGACCGGGGGTGGCTGCTGGGACATTTCAAGGATGCCTCCGATCCTCGTCATAGCGAGGACGTGGAGATCAAGTGGGGCGTCCACCCGCAGGGCGATGAGCGGGCTCAGTGGGTGACCGGCGAAGAGCGCACCGCCCTGCTGGTCCTCATCAGCGGGCGCTTCCGGGTGGAACTGCCCGGGCGCAGTGTTCTCCTGGCCGAGCAGGGGGACTACGTCGTGTGGGGCCGGGGCGTCGATCACTCCTGGTTCGCGGAGGAAGAGTCTGTGGTTCTGACGGTCCGCTGGCCTTCTGTCCCCGGCTACAAGGTAATCGATGAGGACGATTCCGCTGCTGGTCACAGCCATTCGTTCAGGACCGCTACCAGCACGGTGGCCTCGTAGCGGACGGCCAACTTGTCATAGCGGGTGGCCACCGCGGGTGGCGCTTGAGGCGATTGGTCCCGCATTCGACCGCGTGGCGTTCGCGGTAGTCGGTCTTGTCGAACTTCGGCGGCCTACCGCCGGTAGAGCCGAGGTTCTTGCGGTTGCGCACCCGGTCCGCCGGGACGGGAATCGTTGCCTTGATCCCGCGTCGGCGCAGGTAGGCGCGGTTCTTGCGGGAGTCGTACGCCTTCTGGTCAGGGGCCGTTACTCCCCAGTGTGGCGGCGCCAGGACTCAAACCTGGGAAGGCTGAGCCGGCAGATTCCCAAGCTGAGAGCTTGGGAAGCGCCGCAAGCCGGACTTGGCCGAGCTGAACTACAGGCCGTCACGCTCGATCATCGCGGGGTCCAGCGTGTAAACGCGCGACGCCCGCATCGCTCTTCGCATGTCGAGGAAGCTCAATGGGCTTCCTGGGCGGGACCAGGCAAGCGTCCGTCATGGCGCGGTGAACAATGCGGGAAAACCTGGCGCGAGCCAGGGCTTGCGTCCCCAGGCGAGGACCTTGCCGCGGGCGATGGCACCGGTGGCACTGCGCCTGCCCAGTGCGAGCAGGAAGAACGTGATCGGTTCGATCATGATCGTGCAGTCGGGACGGCGCGGGGGCTCGGCGTGCACGGCCACCATGCCGTTGGTGAACGTCACTGTGAGCCGAGAGAGGCCGCGCACCCTTAGCTCGTAACAGGCACTGTGCCCGTCAGCCGCTCGTACATCGACGACACGGGGCATCGCAGTGATCAGAAACGGCATCGCCAAATCGACCCTGTCACGGTCGATCATGTGTGGTTGGCCAAGTGCCGCTGCGATGTCATAGCCGTGCCCAAGCATGTGGGTCAGCAAGTAGGAGCCAAGGATCTCCAAGTCCATGGGCCCCAGCGGCGTCACCGTCGGTGTGTCCGCCGACCGCAGGCCGGCCGCCTCGGTGAATGCCCGCGCATGCCGGACGATGCCGCCCGCCAGGACGGAGGTGTCGCGTTCGGGGAAGGAAACCAGCGAGGCGGCGTTGGCCGCCGCAAGTCCCCCTGGTGTGCCGTCGCCATATACCTGCTCACGCCCTGCGGCAAGGGCAGCCATCAACTCGTTGGCCAGGACCAGATGCGCCGCAGACTCTCCAACCGTCCACTCAGCACCAGGAATGGGCACCGTCGCATCTGTACACGACCGGAGCAGCCCGGCTATCTCCTCGGCTACGACACAAATGGCTTCAGGCAGCCGCGATCGCGTGGCAGCCTCACGATGAGGGGCGGTCATAGAAGTGAAGGGTGGACCAGCCCTTCGCATCTGTCCATCTGTCCAGGCACACCGATCGACCTGCGAGACAGTCAGGATGAGGGCTGCTGACATCTACGCTGGACACCAACGACGCCGGACGGGGACGTACACCAGCGTCTCCGTCCGACTGTCGCACCAGCGGACGACCGTAGCCGGAGCGGGCTCAGATCGAACTCCTAAAGCAGGTGTCGCAGGTTCAAGTCTGCCGAAGCACAGACAGAAGGGCCGGCTCAGGGAGGTTTCCCTCCCCGGCCAGCCCTTCGC
This genomic interval from Streptomyces sp. NBC_00557 contains the following:
- a CDS encoding transposase is translated as MCGLRTRYPTDLSDPEWEVLRPLVPVVKPGGRPAKHARREIINALAYWPRAGCAWRLLPHDLPPWQTVYHYWRQWQQEGVRERMLTALRERERAQLGRDLTPTAAIVDSQSVSTATVLAVTDGQVGRWCGYGWGPC
- a CDS encoding multicopper oxidase family protein translates to MTGGIARRRLLVAAALGGGALTAGGWALAGGSLTPGQPGLLLRSRTVLPQPFAVPLPVPQVLAPARSSATTDVYEIVQRAARLRILPWLETPAWTYGGTFPGPTLVSRSGRRTLVRHRNELPHPTVVHLHGGHTPHGSDGYPTALVLPQGGTASGPHGMAGMPGMSEAAGSRDTAAGERAYTYPMEQRAATLWYHDHRMGFTGPNVWQGLAGFHLVHDDEEDALPLPRGERDIPLMIADRAFAADGSFRYPALDPAQHTPGVTGPYMDGVLGDVLLVNGAPWPVLETQRLRYRLRLLNASNARRYRLALDPPPPGGGGLVQIGGDGGLLDRPLAHDTLDVAPAERFDVVVDFSRYRPGTRVRLVNRLGSGSTAHVMRFDVSTARPPADDTRIPDRLSAIPVPRPERATAFRTFHFQRRAGSTGWTINGRPYEPGRPLATVRLGTTELWRFVTDFHHPVHLHLDHFQVAARNGRSPGPYDAGWKDTVDLRPAESVEIVTRFTDYSGRFMLHCHNLEHEDMAMMADFVTE
- a CDS encoding signal peptidase I; its protein translation is MTDSVYVGNAGRDAALDRGWLLGHFKDASDPRHSEDVEIKWGVHPQGDERAQWVTGEERTALLVLISGRFRVELPGRSVLLAEQGDYVVWGRGVDHSWFAEEESVVLTVRWPSVPGYKVIDEDDSAAGHSHSFRTATSTVAS
- a CDS encoding maleylpyruvate isomerase family mycothiol-dependent enzyme, which codes for MTAPHREAATRSRLPEAICVVAEEIAGLLRSCTDATVPIPGAEWTVGESAAHLVLANELMAALAAGREQVYGDGTPGGLAAANAASLVSFPERDTSVLAGGIVRHARAFTEAAGLRSADTPTVTPLGPMDLEILGSYLLTHMLGHGYDIAAALGQPHMIDRDRVDLAMPFLITAMPRVVDVRAADGHSACYELRVRGLSRLTVTFTNGMVAVHAEPPRRPDCTIMIEPITFFLLALGRRSATGAIARGKVLAWGRKPWLAPGFPALFTAP
- a CDS encoding IS982 family transposase, with amino-acid sequence MTTDLETLATALYVKIDDSLAGSRRWGRPPSLSDAELLTLAVMQALLGFVSEARWLRFARVHLAAEFPYLPGQSGYNKRLRAANTLISRFIRTLARDSDLWHDDVWIVDSTPVECARSRPTAKRSDLAGWAGYGYCPSHSRFFWGLRLHLVCTPGGLPIAWALANPKVDEREVLADMLTGDQDLLATHPGQTIVGDKGYVSRHLDAFMAEHGLTLLRPTYRNITPRPGEHLLKPIRQLIESVNDTLKGQLDLERHGARTPAGVLARVGQRILAMTTAIWHNRNTGRAITRSLIAYDH
- a CDS encoding MarR family winged helix-turn-helix transcriptional regulator, with translation MNAPDSPSPALGNGPARIGPLLRLAQRRAARTFSEALRPLGVEGRHYGVLLNLAKHGPLSQRQLIDLTGSDKSAMVRTVDDLEARGLALRRPSPADRRAHAVEMTDEGRALFAEASRISDEVGARLLECMAQDDQELLCALLERFVTGTGG